A genomic region of Papaver somniferum cultivar HN1 chromosome 7, ASM357369v1, whole genome shotgun sequence contains the following coding sequences:
- the LOC113296814 gene encoding upstream activation factor subunit spp27-like, which produces MYSSRVFGGCRALMAAAKSTATKPSFTTAATGGTTPAAPKGILKVVPVSPALGEFLGGVPEASRTDAVKKIWVYIKANNLQNPADKRQIICDEKLKSIFDGKDKVGMLEIAKLLTPHFVMAA; this is translated from the exons ATGTATTCATCTAGGGTTTTTGGAGGATGCAGAGCTCTAATGGCGGCTGCAAAATCGACAGCTACAAAACCTTCTTTCACCACCGCCGCTACTGGTGGTACTACTCCTGCTGCTCCGAAAGGTATTCTTAAGGTAGTTCCTGTTTCTCCAGCTCTTGGTGAGTTTCTCGGTGGTGTTCCTGAAGCTTCCCGTACTGATGCTGTTAAGAAGATTTGGGTTTACATCAAGGCCAACAATCTTCAG AATCCTGCTGACAAGAGGCAGATAATATGTGATGAGAAGCTGAAGAGTATTTTCGATGGGAAGGACAAAGTTGGGATGCTGGAGATTGCAAAATTGTTGACACCACATTTTGTCATGGCTGCGTAA